The Methanococcus voltae nucleotide sequence CTGAGTGCTAAATCTTTTACGCCTTCATTTTTAGATTGTAAATATACGTTTATTTTTTCAGGATTAAGCCCTAATGCAATGTAATTTGCAATGTATTCTTCTATTGCAAGTTTTTTTGTTGTTTCAAAGCTTAAATCTCTTGCCCAGTATGCTTCCAAATCTGCAATAGGTATATAAATTTCAGCACCTAAGTTTTGGTAGTATATTAACTGGTCTACAACCATTTTATGACCCATGTGCATTTTTCCAGACGGCATCATACCACTAACTACTGCAAACTTCTTTTTTTCCTTTATAGTGTCTGCTATCTTATCAAAATCCCTGTGACCAAATATGATTCCCCTATTCATAAATTGGTGAGGCTCTTCTAATTTAGCCACTGCTTCCTCAATGCCCTTTATTCCAAAATTTTCCATTATATTTTTGTAATTTACATCATCCGTAACTTCCCAAGGGGTTATCATAATATCACCATAATTTTGATTAATATTACATATTACAATTTAATAATATGTTAATTGATTTTAAAATATAATATTTCTAAACAATTTCTAATAACTTATATTTAAGAATATTGAAATTAAAAAGTAAAAAAAAGTAAAAAAAGTAAAATATAAAAAAAATAGGATTTTAATTAAAAATTGGTTTTAAAAATAGATATAATGGATAATAGATAATATTTTAATATATTATTTGTAATTAATATTTAATTAATGTTTATAAACAATATCTTCTGGCAATTTAGATGCCATATCGTGATTTTCTGATAAACCCAAAGCTGCTACAGCACCGATAATTCCACCGTCACCAGTAACTTCCATTATATCAATATTATTTCTCATTGCCACCATTTTAGCATCTTCGATTGAAACCATTTCTCTTTTTGCATTTAAAGTATACAATCTCATACTTTTGGAGGGGGTTATACCAAAGTAAATTGCTATTGAAGTTTTATTTGAAAGAGTTTTTTCTTTTAAGATTTTCTTAATTTCTTTTCCGATTTCATACTTGTATTTTGGATAAATTGCAAATGTTAAAGCAATTGATACGCAATTTTGTGTTTTATTTGGATTTCCAGGGAATAACTGGGTTATTGTATGGTCTAAGTAGTAGCCCATACCTTTTTGCTGAATTAATTGACCAACTTCATTTGCCAATACCCAAGTTGCCCCTTCTTCCTTTGTATCCGTATCATCAATACCTACAGTTATCTTTTCCATTTTAGGGGTGATTAAAACTCCTTTTCCTAATTTAGAGCCCCCTCCTTTTTCAAGTATTTGTGTAGATATAACATTTTCAGCTTCTTTCCTTAATCCTACGCCTACACCGGCACCTGCCAATCCTGCGTAAGTTATTTCTACATCTTCATCTTTTAAGGAGATGCTTTCAATACCTGCTGCAGATAATGAAGGAACTAGCTCTAAATCCCCTTTTCCGAGTTTAAAAACGTAGTGGTGTTTGTTACCATCTCTCCACGCAGATATTATATTTGGAGATGTACGACTATATTGATATATCATCCATTCGGAACCACTTGGACATGGGTGTTCTTCCACCAATTCTACTAAATCAAGTTGTTCATCAACCATTGCAATTATTTTCTTGTAGGAAACATTCATAATATCACCGATATAATTAATTTTAAATAATTAAGACCATTATTTGGGTTATTAATGCTATTAATGTTACAGGAGATTTTATTTAATATATTTAATGGTATTCATTAATTTGTCATACTATATTAATTTAATTTTTATATAGTTAATTTTTATATAATATTACTAAACGTATAAATAATATTATTATTCTTTTAAACTAAAAATATAAATTCAAAATAGAATATTTGACCATAAAAATATTAGACATATTAAATTTAATATATAAAATTTAAAATGATTTTGAGGGTATGGAATATAAAAAATAATTAAATAAGTATAAGTTAATCCTGTGTAAAATTAATTTATTAATTATTCTATATTCGGGGTTAAATAAGAGGTTATTTCTTGTTTTAATAGTTCAAATATGTCTTGAGTAGGATACTCCGATATTTTTAAATCAATATCAGTATTGCAAAGTGCATAATTTAAAACATTTAGCTCTAAATCTCTTTCTACTTTATGAAAGTTTTCTTCTAAGCCTCTTAATCTATTGTATAAGTCCCATCTAACTTCATCATTCGTATTTACTTTTAAATCTTTTAATTTATTGATAGTTTCCATTATTTCTGCATAATTATAAAGTTTATGGTCCCTATTTATTTTTCTTAAATATTCTTTTAATTCGTCAACCATTTTTGCATAAATTCTTAATTCTTCGTTAAAAACCTGGATTTGAGACATATTTATTGAACATATATCCAAATCATTTAAAGTTTCTTCCAATATTTCTATTTCATTGTACAAACTTATATACTTTTTAAAAATAGTCTTCAAATTTTCTGAATTCTCATATTGTGGGTCTTTTAATAGAATAAGTTCGGCTAGTTTCTTTAATTCTGAATTAAATTGAACCATGGTGTCACATTTTTAAATTGAATTATAAATTGGTTAAAATTACAAATTTAAGTTATTAACTATTTTAATTTATTAACTATTATATGTTTATAAATATATTAATTAATAGTTGTTTTTTAAAAGTAGGTGAAAATTTCTATATTTTGGCTCATGCGTTATAAATTTTACAAATTATTGACTTTTAGTCTATGACTTAAAGTATTATAATTATATTGGTGGTTAAATTTTATTAATATTCTTATTATTTGTATTACCATTCTTATTAGTTTGCATTTAATTCGGTATTTAGCTAAAAAAATAAAATTATTAGTAAATATGTATTAATGTTGAGAAACATTGACATTTATTTACTTAAATACATGCCTTATGTTTAAAAGTATGCCACTTGTTGCTTTTTTCATCTCTGAAGCATTCATTAATGCCCTACCAACGCCAATATACTTATCCTCGTAGTAAATTACGACCTCGTCATTTACCGAAATAATATCCTGTGCATCTTTAAATCCTGGAGCAAATAAGGAACCTTTTTTAGCTTTGAAATTTAATTCTACCCAGTTTTCTTTACCGAGTAATTCTCCACCATTAACGGTCAGTACGAAAAGTCCTTTTCTGTCATTCAAAGTACATATTTGAACTTCTTTACCATTTTGCTTTATAAAGAATTTCTTATGTTTTCCTTTGACCACTACGTCATTTGGTATGAAATTCTTACCAAATTGGAATTTTGCAAGTTCTTGGTAGTTATGGATAACTTGTCCCCTTCTTGTAAATCTTAAAGGTTTTTCAGCTTCTATTTCGTGTTCATCTTCATTTGTTTTTTCAGCTTCTATTTCGCCTTCTTTCCTAGCCATTGCATTTAATTTTTGTTCTTCACGATTTTTTATTTCTAAATCTTTTAAAATTGCTTTTAAATTTGAAATTGAATCGTTTGTAGTTGGATTTCCATCTATTGATGAAACTATAAATTCATCCATATCATCCAATACTGAATTTATTTTTTCCATATCCAATATTTCTAAATAATGTTCTGGTAAGTGTGCAACAATTTTTAATCCTTTTTTGGAAGTTTCATCATTAGCGAATTTATCTTTTGCATTTTTCAAATATTTTAAAAGATTTTCATTTATAAAGTCGATTTCATCCGCACTCCATTCACCAGTTACTGGAATATCATATTTTACGGATAGTTCTAAAGCTCTTGGCACTATACCGTAAGGTGATGTTAAAATTAACTCATCTACAGGTGTTTTTATAGAATTAATAGCACCAATAAACTTTTGGTGTGATTTAGATAATGAATAAGGTTTTTTTGAAGAGCAAGGTAGTAAAACTATTAAATTACTAAATGGAGTATAATTAACAGCTCTTTCAATGTATTTCTTTACTTCAGGTATTTTAACTTCATCCATTGTTACAATTAATTTATTTT carries:
- the mmp11 gene encoding methanogenesis marker protein 11, translated to MNVSYKKIIAMVDEQLDLVELVEEHPCPSGSEWMIYQYSRTSPNIISAWRDGNKHHYVFKLGKGDLELVPSLSAAGIESISLKDEDVEITYAGLAGAGVGVGLRKEAENVISTQILEKGGGSKLGKGVLITPKMEKITVGIDDTDTKEEGATWVLANEVGQLIQQKGMGYYLDHTITQLFPGNPNKTQNCVSIALTFAIYPKYKYEIGKEIKKILKEKTLSNKTSIAIYFGITPSKSMRLYTLNAKREMVSIEDAKMVAMRNNIDIMEVTGDGGIIGAVAALGLSENHDMASKLPEDIVYKH
- a CDS encoding DUF5591 domain-containing protein codes for the protein MLEPLMYDIGRICKETIEIEGEKIGVTPKIIDKNYLKNNGNNSNNAILKVPFDCPESLKNTILSVNIQNNEDNIDNKIQIINFGKNISENLEDIDPTKELYVITDIVQMISRKELINIIPKIREKISPNAGIYVPNVLPSQVPLLVYMGVDYFDYGAVDYYSAMGYQLSKNRQYTASATKKELIKGNDNNNNNNNNNKNNNKNNINLKIHNRQVMDSIIEETLYCIENKKLRNLVEETTISDPYLRANYRRYAPDLRNIPLSTENKLIVTMDEVKIPEVKKYIERAVNYTPFSNLIVLLPCSSKKPYSLSKSHQKFIGAINSIKTPVDELILTSPYGIVPRALELSVKYDIPVTGEWSADEIDFINENLLKYLKNAKDKFANDETSKKGLKIVAHLPEHYLEILDMEKINSVLDDMDEFIVSSIDGNPTTNDSISNLKAILKDLEIKNREEQKLNAMARKEGEIEAEKTNEDEHEIEAEKPLRFTRRGQVIHNYQELAKFQFGKNFIPNDVVVKGKHKKFFIKQNGKEVQICTLNDRKGLFVLTVNGGELLGKENWVELNFKAKKGSLFAPGFKDAQDIISVNDEVVIYYEDKYIGVGRALMNASEMKKATSGILLNIRHVFK